A stretch of the Alnus glutinosa chromosome 6, dhAlnGlut1.1, whole genome shotgun sequence genome encodes the following:
- the LOC133871756 gene encoding uncharacterized protein LOC133871756 — MGKRNSQRKNFAMMDSDDDNSSVSSSSTTRSDRVSVVGTEEVQLDKESLLELALDSLFEKRGSTREKALAAIIEAFNSSMQHQFLENKFATLLHQCLSSFKRGSSKEISLASHAIGLLALTTGPGDNAHEILKDSVTPLSQGLKSGPQSSKISLLECLAVVNFVGGNDTEETERSMQIMWQVVHPKLGANVVASKPSADVITAVVSAWSFLLTTMDGVKLNPKHWQESISYLSSLLDKDDRSVRIAAGEALALIFEIGSLEKFDGEARDSSDGLIQGSKPWEGLKGKIINQVRNLSAEAGGKGSAKKDLNSQRNFFRDMLEFLEYGYCPETSMKIGGESLQTSSWSQLIQLNFLKHFLGGGFVKHMQENEFLQDFFGFKPKKKNLLEDEHRISSVEKRMFKSPNSALNKARTQLLNKQRMLSEGRNVGHYAVNVGDEEV; from the exons ATGGGAAAGC GTAATTCTCAGCGTAAGAACTTCGCGATGATGGATAGCGATGATGATAATAGTAGTGTGAGTTCGTCGTCGACTACACGGTCTGATCGAGTGTCCGTAGTGGGGACTGAAGAAGTCCAATTAGATAAAGAAAGTTTGCTGGAACTGGCTCTAGATTCTCTATTTGAGAAGAG GGGCTCCACAAGAGAGAAGGCTCTGGCAGCAATTATTGAGGCTTTCAATAGCAGCATGCAGCATCAGTTTCTAGAAAATAA ATTTGCTACTTTGCTGCACCAGTGTCTGAGCTCCTTTAAACGTGGGTCTTCTAAAGAGATATCTTTAGCTTCACATGCCATCG GATTGTTGGCATTGACCACTGGCCCTGGGGATAACGCACATGAAATATTAAAGGACTCGGTCACTCCTCTTTCTCAGGGTCTTAAATCTGGGCCTCAATCTTCAAAGATATCG TTGCTGGAGTGCTTGGCGGTCGTCAATTTTGTTGGTGGAAATGACACAGAGGAAACAGAAAGGTCAATGCAAATAATGTGGCAAGTGGTTCATCCGAAACTGGGTGCCAAT GTTGTTGCATCCAAACCCTCAGCAGATGTCATAACTGCAGTGGTATCTGCTTGGTCCTTTCTTCTGACAACTATGGACGGAGTTAAACTAAATCCCAAACATTGGCAAGA GTCAATATCATATTTATCTAGCCTGCTAGACAAGGATGACCGGTCTGTACGCATTGCTGCTGGTGAAGCGCTTGCTCTAATTTTTGAGATAGGAagtttggagaagtttgatggtGAAGCTAGAGATTCAAGTGATGGCTTAATTCAAGGAAGCAAACCTTGGGAAGGATTGAAGGGGAAAATCATAAATCAAGTCAGAAACCTTTCTGCTGAGGCAGGTGGTAAAGGTTCTGCTAAGAAAGATCTTAACAGCCAGAGGAACTTCTTTCGGGATATGTTAGAATTTTTGGAG tatGGTTATTGTCCTGAGACTTCAATGAAGATTGGTGGAGAATCATTACAGACATCATCATGGTCTCAACTAATACAG TTGAACTTTTTGAAGCATTTTCTTGGGGGAGGCTTTGTCAAGCATATGCAG GAAAATGAATTCCTTCAGGATTTCTTTGGgttcaaaccaaagaagaagaatcttctAGAGGATGAACATCGTATATCTAGCGTTGAAAAG AGAATGTTTAAATCACCGAACTCGGCTCTCAACAAGGCTAGGACACAACTACTTAACAAGCAGCGAATGTTATCTGAG GGTAGAAACGTCGGTCACTATGCAGTCAATGTGGGTGATGAGGAGGTCTAG